Within the Catalinimonas niigatensis genome, the region ATTTCCGTGGTGTATCTTTCCTCTCATGTTCAGAAAAGCCGCTAAAATCTCTACTAACCGCTTGGTTAAGCTCTATTTGAGCATCATCTCAAGTATTGCTTTCTACCCCACTATTCTTGCTTTGGGTCTCTTTGGCTTGTCGCTGCTGACCCTCTATATTGACAATGGTTCACCTGACCAGTTGCTGGGTATGGATGTCACCATTAAGAATATCCTTGACCCCGATAGTGCACGTTCACTTTTAGGAGCTATTGCCGGAGGAATGATTTCGCTAATGGTCTTCAGCTTCTCTATGGTGATGGTGATCCTGAGTCAGACTTCTTCCAGTTACTCACCCCGGCTCCTGCCCAATCTGGTAGGAAGAAGGCATCATCAGATTGTACTGGGCTTTTACCTCGGCACAATCGCCTACACTTTTGTCATCCTTTCCAGTATACAGTCCAGGATGTACCCCTTTGGCGTACCCAGTCTGTCTGTCATCACCAATGCTGCCCTTAGTTTTGTTTGCCTGGGTTTGTTTATTTCGTTTATCAACAATGTTTCGCAAAATATACAGATAGGCAATATCATCAGGGATATTCATCTCAATACGCTGAAAGGCATAACATACGAAATAGAGAATGAAGTATATATTCCCCCTCATCAATTGCCTGATATGAGCGCGTGGTTTGCTGTGCCCAGTCCATTTTCAGGTTATCTCAACGGTATAGATTATGCTTCTATTGCCAAAGTAGCCCGGGGTTTGGATATTACCCTAAAAGTATGCGTACCTATCGGTCGATATGTAAATCAGCGCGACATCATATTACTCCTCAGCCGGTCGGTGAGCGAAGAGGAATGCGGTAAGCTGTTTCGCCAGATCGTATTTCTCCATCAGGAAAATGTAAGCCAGAATTATGTATACGGTTTCAAACAACTTAGCGAAATCGCTACCAAGGCTTTGAGTCCTGGTATCAATGATCCGGGAACGGCACTCCAGGCGCTGGATCGGCTGTCCGACTTATTTATAGTTCGCACGCAGCTATCCGGATATAAAATCAAAACCGATAAACAGGAAAAATTAAGAGTAGTTTCAGAGCCGATATATTTTCGTGACCTTTTATATTTTTGTCTGGGTACGATCATGAATTACGCAGCTGGCGATTTGCCAGTCAATCACAAACTGATACAAGTGCTTGGTGCGATTGCCCGTAATGATGATGAGGGCAGGCATACGGACATTATTTTATCTATGCTGGATGACCTGGTCACGCATTTTATGAATGAGTTTAGTACTCATTCAGACAAATATTCATTGAGCAAACAGGCAAGTCAGATCATCAGGCAGTATCCCGGGCATCCTACAAGCGTGGCGATCAGCCATAAAATAACAGAAACACTGGCCTCCCGTGTTGGCTGACTGAAAAGAGACTGATACTTTTGGCTTTCACTGGCCAAAGCTTTTATTTCTCCCTGAAGCCTCATATCTTTTAAGAAAAATCAGTATCAACCAAAACAAACCGAACATGAGATCAATTTTTTCCTATCTGACAGTGATTTTTTCTGTTTTGCTCTTCGCTTGCGGTGGCAGTGGCGAACAGCAGGCCAACCAGGAAACCGTAAGCGCTGACACTATAGCACAGATGGCTAGTATGTCTCTGGAAGAAGCCTGGGCCACTGATACGGTAATGATAGCTCCTGAATCCGTCATTTATGATGAATCCAATGATGCCATATATGTAGCTAATATTGGCGCTGTAAACGCTGAAGGCTCGGATGGAGATGGCTTTATCGCCAAGATGAGCTCTGAAGGAGAAATTACCGAACTCAAATGGGTAACTGGTCTGAATGATCCCAAAGGGATGGGTATCCACGACGGAATGTTGTATGTAGCGGATATCCGTGAAGTAAAAGTGATCAATCTGGAAACCGGAGAAATTGCTGAAACTCATCCGGTGGAAGGTGCCCAGTTTCTGAATGACATTACTGTAGATGGAAACGGCGCTGTTTACATGACTGACTCCGGAACAGACAAAATTCATATGCTGGCTGATGGTCAGGTAAGTACCTGGATGAGCGATTCAACCCTGCAACGTCCTAATG harbors:
- a CDS encoding DUF2254 domain-containing protein, with amino-acid sequence MFRKAAKISTNRLVKLYLSIISSIAFYPTILALGLFGLSLLTLYIDNGSPDQLLGMDVTIKNILDPDSARSLLGAIAGGMISLMVFSFSMVMVILSQTSSSYSPRLLPNLVGRRHHQIVLGFYLGTIAYTFVILSSIQSRMYPFGVPSLSVITNAALSFVCLGLFISFINNVSQNIQIGNIIRDIHLNTLKGITYEIENEVYIPPHQLPDMSAWFAVPSPFSGYLNGIDYASIAKVARGLDITLKVCVPIGRYVNQRDIILLLSRSVSEEECGKLFRQIVFLHQENVSQNYVYGFKQLSEIATKALSPGINDPGTALQALDRLSDLFIVRTQLSGYKIKTDKQEKLRVVSEPIYFRDLLYFCLGTIMNYAAGDLPVNHKLIQVLGAIARNDDEGRHTDIILSMLDDLVTHFMNEFSTHSDKYSLSKQASQIIRQYPGHPTSVAISHKITETLASRVG
- a CDS encoding NHL repeat-containing protein, producing the protein MRSIFSYLTVIFSVLLFACGGSGEQQANQETVSADTIAQMASMSLEEAWATDTVMIAPESVIYDESNDAIYVANIGAVNAEGSDGDGFIAKMSSEGEITELKWVTGLNDPKGMGIHDGMLYVADIREVKVINLETGEIAETHPVEGAQFLNDITVDGNGAVYMTDSGTDKIHMLADGQVSTWMSDSTLQRPNGLYAEDDQILLASANGGFFAPISKEGKEIGEHWLENIPSADGIIKTSDGNYIVSTWQGEVHYVDAENNETQKLLDTKADKINSADIGYIPDQDMVLVPTFFDNRVVAYKINKGDS